The Mesobacillus jeotgali genome window below encodes:
- a CDS encoding AAA family ATPase: MKLIELHIYGYGKFEDYVIKSLDQLQIFYGENEAGKSTIMSFIHSILFGFPAKQSAEIRYEPKNNPKYGGKIKAFFPDRGVAVIERVKGKAAGDVTVSLQDGTVGGEELLKDLLKRMDKSIFQAIFSFNVHGLQNIHGMKGEELGRYLFSAGTLGTDKLFNTEGLLLKEMEVRFKPSGKRPLLNEKLKELKDIQSSLKNAEQQNDQYSELMSMKEEVSNKISQLEDEIFVLEQSGTKLREYKRNEKLVLEAAALDRKIQVHNPSFFPEDGLKRLEKLDEQHKSIQARKLRIDEKKDQFLKDLERHKPNSDLLEMETEIQARIENLPLYDQLKQEKRLLESKLEEITEEIDQLNDKLHTDFNEGNIHEINTSIFIKEQADNVEQTEQRLVNKKLELESSFEEEKKALADLEARAEAAKEDLLAEAKRTVLVNNLDLLENKERIQAELQYVMDQIESAKIKEESEKARRRQQQKKDQTQLLLLGSIFLIVSLWGITNGSWFLAGIGIAGLVFLLAARLKSTEKMPMEDRALSRLLERERALKESLNSQPEGNAYMIKSLLAKDEEARLRHRELMIKIEQQHDRFEKVVQQFEAWEADEAQLKRKRSELLKQFGLTDLSGPIKVVDAYQLIEKQKQYFRERKRIKESLKSVTGSLSEMENSLKMLAERFLHNGKLAPVEAAGLLKRTLREAIDQKSRYRELTGKLDEMEEESLSLMKEEEVISQEKDRLLEQAGTEDEDGFRMKAENASLVKGWKARLEDINHQLLVSGITDEDRIMILTGIPLEEQIEENESKLVKRKRELSAKFDLLADVKHKMKVLEEGGIYSELLHKYKQLQHEFTEDAKEWAKFAIARDLLSKTIERYKDERMPRMLAKAESFLSILTDGSYVRIIPQISGSGFLIERNDHVLFEANELSQATAEQVYVSIRLALAADHHERYPFPIIIDDSFVNFDHNRTNRTIRLLREMSNNNQILIFTCHRHLLDYFAENEIVNLQEKSTNIV; encoded by the coding sequence ATGAAACTAATTGAACTGCATATTTACGGATATGGCAAGTTCGAGGATTATGTGATTAAATCCTTAGATCAACTCCAGATTTTCTACGGTGAAAATGAAGCTGGTAAATCGACCATCATGTCATTCATTCACAGCATTTTGTTCGGCTTCCCCGCCAAGCAAAGTGCAGAAATCCGCTATGAGCCAAAAAATAACCCAAAGTATGGCGGCAAGATCAAAGCCTTCTTTCCTGACAGGGGAGTTGCCGTCATCGAAAGGGTGAAAGGCAAGGCAGCCGGTGACGTGACTGTATCATTACAGGACGGGACGGTTGGCGGCGAAGAATTACTTAAAGACCTTTTGAAACGAATGGATAAAAGTATATTCCAGGCCATTTTTTCTTTCAATGTCCATGGGTTGCAAAATATCCATGGAATGAAGGGTGAAGAGCTTGGCAGGTATTTATTTTCAGCAGGAACTCTTGGCACAGACAAACTCTTCAACACGGAGGGGTTGCTGCTTAAGGAAATGGAAGTGCGGTTTAAGCCCAGCGGAAAAAGGCCGTTGCTGAACGAGAAATTAAAAGAGTTGAAAGACATCCAAAGTTCGTTGAAAAATGCTGAACAACAGAATGATCAATATTCAGAGTTGATGAGCATGAAAGAGGAAGTGAGTAATAAAATCTCTCAGCTGGAGGATGAGATTTTCGTCCTTGAGCAGAGTGGGACCAAGCTTCGCGAATATAAACGCAATGAAAAGCTGGTGCTGGAAGCTGCAGCATTGGACAGGAAAATCCAAGTGCATAATCCATCCTTTTTTCCAGAGGACGGCCTGAAGCGGCTTGAAAAATTGGACGAGCAGCATAAGTCCATACAGGCTAGAAAGTTAAGGATAGATGAAAAGAAGGATCAATTCCTGAAAGATCTGGAAAGGCACAAGCCAAACTCAGATTTGCTGGAAATGGAAACGGAAATTCAAGCACGAATTGAGAATCTGCCATTATATGATCAGCTGAAACAGGAAAAAAGGCTTCTGGAAAGCAAGCTGGAGGAAATAACGGAAGAAATAGATCAGCTTAATGACAAGCTCCATACGGATTTCAATGAGGGAAATATCCACGAAATCAATACAAGCATCTTCATAAAGGAACAAGCGGACAATGTGGAGCAGACAGAGCAAAGATTAGTCAATAAAAAGCTGGAGTTGGAATCTTCTTTTGAAGAAGAGAAAAAGGCGCTGGCCGATCTTGAGGCTAGGGCTGAAGCCGCAAAAGAAGATCTCCTCGCTGAAGCGAAACGAACGGTTCTGGTGAATAACCTCGACCTGCTGGAAAACAAAGAAAGAATCCAAGCCGAATTACAATATGTCATGGACCAGATAGAATCGGCCAAAATCAAGGAAGAAAGTGAAAAAGCCAGACGTAGGCAGCAACAGAAGAAGGATCAAACTCAATTGCTCCTGCTTGGAAGCATTTTTCTCATTGTTTCTCTCTGGGGAATCACAAATGGTTCGTGGTTTCTAGCCGGGATAGGGATAGCAGGCTTGGTGTTTTTGCTGGCAGCGCGTTTAAAGTCCACAGAGAAAATGCCAATGGAGGATAGGGCTCTATCCAGGCTGCTGGAACGGGAAAGAGCGTTGAAGGAAAGCTTGAACAGCCAGCCGGAAGGCAATGCTTATATGATCAAGAGTTTATTGGCAAAAGACGAAGAGGCGAGGCTGAGACATCGAGAACTGATGATCAAAATCGAGCAGCAGCATGATCGTTTTGAAAAAGTAGTTCAGCAATTTGAAGCATGGGAAGCAGATGAAGCACAACTAAAACGGAAAAGGTCGGAATTACTGAAACAATTTGGATTAACGGATCTTTCCGGTCCTATCAAGGTAGTGGATGCCTACCAATTAATAGAAAAACAAAAGCAGTATTTCCGTGAAAGAAAGAGAATAAAAGAAAGCTTAAAAAGTGTGACCGGATCTTTATCCGAAATGGAAAACAGCCTGAAAATGCTTGCGGAACGATTCCTTCATAATGGCAAGCTTGCTCCTGTTGAGGCGGCGGGTCTATTAAAGCGGACACTGCGTGAAGCAATTGACCAGAAGTCGAGGTACCGTGAACTTACCGGGAAACTGGACGAAATGGAGGAAGAATCATTATCCCTAATGAAGGAAGAGGAAGTGATCAGTCAAGAAAAGGATAGATTACTTGAACAGGCCGGAACAGAGGATGAGGATGGATTCAGGATGAAAGCGGAAAATGCCTCATTGGTGAAGGGGTGGAAAGCCAGGCTGGAGGATATAAATCACCAGCTGCTTGTATCTGGGATCACGGATGAGGATCGTATAATGATCCTGACAGGAATTCCGCTTGAGGAACAGATTGAGGAGAACGAATCGAAGTTAGTAAAAAGAAAGCGGGAGTTATCCGCAAAGTTTGACCTGCTTGCCGATGTAAAGCATAAGATGAAGGTGCTTGAAGAAGGTGGCATATATAGTGAATTGCTCCATAAATATAAGCAGCTTCAGCATGAGTTCACGGAGGATGCGAAAGAGTGGGCAAAGTTTGCGATCGCCAGGGATTTGCTTTCGAAGACAATTGAACGTTATAAGGATGAGCGGATGCCGAGAATGCTGGCCAAGGCTGAAAGCTTCCTGTCGATATTGACTGATGGAAGCTATGTGAGAATCATTCCACAAATCTCCGGCAGCGGCTTCCTGATTGAAAGAAATGACCATGTTTTATTTGAAGCGAATGAACTAAGCCAGGCAACGGCAGAACAAGTCTATGTATCCATAAGGCTTGCACTTGCTGCAGACCATCATGAACGCTATCCATTTCCGATTATCATCGACGACAGCTTTGTCAATTTTGACCATAACAGGACGAACAGGACGATTAGGCTGCTTAGGGAAATGAGCAATAACAACCAAATTCTCATTTTTACATGCCATCGCCATCTGCTGGACTATTTTGCGGAAAATGAAATCGTCAACCTGCAAGAAAAAAGTACAAATATAGTTTAA